Part of the Propioniciclava sp. MC1595 genome is shown below.
CGGCGCGCCTGCTCGGCCTGCACGGCCCAGCGCTCGTCGCCGGCCATGAAGAACGACCCGACGGCGATGTGGCGGCGGCCCTGGCTGCGGAGGCCCTGCATCGCCTGGGCGACCGAGGGACCGGAGCCGTCGGCGACGGCCGTGAGGCAGGGGAGCCGGTGGTGGGTGGACCACTGGCGGGCGCGGCGGGCCAGCAGGGCGGTGCCGCGGACGTCGCCGGTGGTGGAGGACGACAGGATCAGGCCGTCGAGCTCGAGGACGCGGGCGGCTGCCAGGGCGGCGCGCAGGCGGGTGTCGAGCAGGGCCAGCAGGGACGCCTCGGGGCCGATCGGGCGGGCGACGCTGATGCGGAGGCCGGGGTGCTGCTGGGCGGCCCGGGCCACGATGCCGCTGAAGCGGGGGTCGACCTCGATCGCGTGGGTGAGGTCGAGCGGGACGATCACCGTCTCGCGGACGCCGCGGGCGGCGAGCTTGTCGAGGGTCTGGGTGACCGAGGGGAGGCACGAGTCCAGGAAGGCGACGCTGCTGTCGACCTCGGGCCGCATGCGGCTCAGCTCGGTCTGGAGCGCCTGCGCGACGCGCACGACGCGCTGGTCTCGGCTGCCTTGGGCAGCCATCACGAGGGTGGGTGCGGTCATCGCCGTTCCTCCGTCGTTGCTAGCTGGTGGGACGGCGTCCTTGCCGCTTTCGACGTGGTCATCCTGACTGAAAAGTTGAGGGAGTGCCAATTCGAGTGTCCCATACAGCGGACACTGCGGCCGCATGCTGAGATTTCAAGCGGTGGCAAGGGGTGATGTGTTTGCCCGGAGTTGCACGGCGGGTGGTCCCGGGAACGAGAAAACCCGCCCCGGGTGGACCCTGGGCGGGTTTTCGTCGCGGTGGGCGATACCAGACTTGAACTGATGACCTCTTCGGTGTGAACGAAGCGCGCTACCAACTGCGCCAATCGCCCGCGGAGGAACACGATAGCCGAAGCCCCGCCGGTGTGCGAAATCGTGGGCCGACCCCACCGGGGCGCGCGTCCGTTTTGCAAAGCGCCGAACGATCCGTATATGGTGTTCCACGCCCCGAACGGCCCCGGTCGCTCGGCAAGCACGCGGACGTGGCTCAGCTGGTAGAGCATCACCTTGCCAAGGTGAGGGTCGCGGGTTCGAATCCCGTCGTCCGCTCGGAGAGGGCCTGAAGCCTCCAGCAGGCCGGGTACTTTTCCCCGGTGGAGTGGCCGAGAGGCGAGGCAACGGACTGCAAATCCGTGTACACGGGTTCAAATCCCGTCTCCACCTCGGGCGGTTGGCGCAGTTGGTAGCGCGCTTCCCTGACACGGAAGAGGTCATCAGTTCAAGTCTGGTACCGCCCACCAAGCAGAAGGCCCCGGCAGCAGCCGGGGCCTTTACGCTGTCCGCCATGGGCACCGAGGTCGGCCAGCAGCACTTCAGCCGTGAGCAGCGCCAGCAGTACCGGCACAAGGTGCTGGCGTGCCTGGACGTGCTGGAGGAGATGCTCCACGCCGGGGCGTTCACCGAGGAGGCCCACCGCACCGGGCTGGAGATCGAGCTGAACCTCGTCGACGCCGACCACCAGCCGAGCTTCGCCAACGCCGAGGTGCTGGAGGCGATCGCCAACCCGGAGTTCCAGACCGAGCTCGCGCGGTTCAACATCGAGTTCAACGTCCCGCCCGGCGACATCGCCGGCACCCACCTGCTCGACCTCGAGGCGTCCCTGCGGGCCTCGCTCAACGAGGCCGAGCGCCGCAGCACGGAGTCGGGCAACCACATCGTGATGACCGGCATCCTGCCCACGGTCATGCCCGAGCACTTCCAGGGCGACTGGATGAGCGGGAACACCCGCTTCGCGGCCCTCAACGACGCGATGCTGGCGGCCCGGGGGGAGGACATCCACCTCGACATCGAGGGGCCGACGGGGGAGCGGCTCGACGCCTTCGCCGACTCGCTGGCCCCCGAGAGCGCCTGCACGTCGGTGCAGTTCCACCTCCTGGTGGCCCCGCGCGAGTTCGCCCGCGCGTGGAACGCCGCGCAGGTGCTGGCTGGCCCCCAGCTGGCCCTGGGCGCGAACTCGCCGTTCGTGTTCGGCCACCGCCTCGACGCCGAGAGCCGCATCGCGGTGTTCACCCAGGCC
Proteins encoded:
- a CDS encoding sirohydrochlorin chelatase, giving the protein MTAPTLVMAAQGSRDQRVVRVAQALQTELSRMRPEVDSSVAFLDSCLPSVTQTLDKLAARGVRETVIVPLDLTHAIEVDPRFSGIVARAAQQHPGLRISVARPIGPEASLLALLDTRLRAALAAARVLELDGLILSSSTTGDVRGTALLARRARQWSTHHRLPCLTAVADGSGPSVAQAMQGLRSQGRRHIAVGSFFMAGDERWAVQAEQARRIGAVAVSDPLGSAPEVAELVLARYAFAAMDLLPFDEEGNFQAPEVPAATQSDCAIAFSA